Below is a window of Dietzia timorensis DNA.
CGGGCTCGTTCGGCTCGCCGGCGAAGGGATCGAAATCCGGGGAAGCGACTTCCATGTCCTCGCCCACGGGAGGGGCGTCGAGATCGAGCTCCGCGCAGCCGGCTAACGCGACCGTGAGCAGCGAAGCCAAGGCGGCGCCGGCGCGTGCCCGGCGGGAGAGGCGTCCGGTGGACGGGGTAGGAGAAGGTCGTCGGTCGAGCATGATTGGCAACTCTAGTAAGCGGCCCCGACACTCCGGTTCCGGCGATCAGTGTGTGGCCGCGATCGAGTCCCTACTTGGGTTCGATGCCCGCGAGGATGAGCAGCTCGTTCGCGGCCGGCTCGGCGGCGGCGCGATCATCTGGGATGAGGCCGAGGCGGAAGCGGCGGTCGAGCAGATCGGCCACCGTTGCGACGCCCTCGCTGCGGATGGCGAACTCGAACTCGGCGCGCGTGATGTCGATACCCTCGGCGACGTTGTCCAGTGGCCGGTCGCAGGTCGCGGAGCGAACCACCGTGGGGGTCTCGCGGCCGAAGCGGCGCACCATCGACGCCGGGTAGCCGATGAGGTCGGCGCCGCTGACCTTGGCGAACGCCGGATTACCGGGAGCGCCCACGAGCGGTAGGTTCTTGGTCGCGCATTCGTGGAAGCGGCCGGGGCCGCCGCCGATCCGCTCGATGACCTTGTCCACGGTTTCCTCGGCCATGAGCCGATATTCGGTGAGCTTCCCGCCGGTCACGGTGATGAGCCCGTTTTCGGAAGTGAGGATCGCGTGGTCGCGGGAGAGGTCGGAGGTGTCGTCGCCGTCTCCCTCCATGGAGATCAGCGGCCGGAGTCCGGCATAAGCACCGGCGACGTCATCCATTGTGAGTTTTGTGCCGAGCCCGCGGTTGACGACATCGAGCACCCACTGGACATCGTCCTCGGGCGCGTCGGGCACATCCGGGATCTCGCCCGGCTGGTCGACGTCGGTGAGACCGATGAAGCAGCGGCCCAGCTCCTGCGGAAGAACGAAGCAATAACGGCTGGTCGAGCCGGGTACGGGCACCGTGAGTGCGCCTTCGGGATTGCCGAGCTTCTCCGAGCGCACGACGACGTGGGTGCCGCGGGAGGGTCGCACGCGAATGTCGGACTGGAGCTCCCCGGCCCACACCCCGGTCGCGTTGACGACGGCGCGCGCCGCCACGGTGACCGGCTCGGCGCCCGGGTCCAGTTCGTCGCGCAACTCGACGGACTCGCCCGTCGCGGCGCTCGCCCGCGCATAGGTGAGCACGGTGGCGCCGTAGCCGGCGGCGGTGCGTGCGAGGGCGGTGACGAGCCGGGCATCGTCGACGAGTTGGCCGTCGACGTTGAGCAAACCGCCGCGCAGGCCCTTCGTCTCGACCGTCGGGCACAGCCGCTGCACCTCCGCCGGGCGCAGGAAGCGCGGACGCGGGAGCGTCTCCGAGCTGGTGCCCGAGGCGCGGCGCAGCATGTCGCCGGCGAGGAAACCGAGCCCCGGGAGCGTGCGCTGCGCGAGGCTCAGCGAATCGAGGAGCGGCACGACCTGGCTCAGCGCCCGGGTGAGGTGCGGCGCGGTACGTTCCATGAGAATCCCGCGCTCGGCGGCGCTGCGCAGCGCGACCCCCGCGTGACCCGTGCTGAGGTAGCGGAGTCCGCCGTGTGCGAGCTTCGACGACCACCGTGAGGTCCCGAAGGCGAGGTCGTGCGCCTCGACGAGGAGCACCGACATGCCGCGGGACGCCGCGTCGAGCGCGGTGCCTGCGCCCGTGACCCCGCCGCCGATGACGACGAGATCCCATGTCGTCGGTGATTCGCGCAGCTCGGAGAAGTTGGAAAGACGCCGGGCGGCCGACAGCTGGGAGGCGGGGGATGAGAATTCCATGGCAAAATCCTACGCAGTAGTAGGAACAGGGGAGTAGCGCGTATTCGCGTCGGCGCCCGGGACATGGTTGCCTATGCACTCAGGGCGCGCAGCCGTTGCCGTCGATCGCCCCGGTAACGTCGGCGCGAAGCCCGATGCGCACGCCCCCGCCGATCCGCCCCGCGAATGGAGCCCGCCATAACTTCCGCACCCACCCCTCCCGCCGCCCGCACCCGCCGCCTGCCCGGGACGGCCCTCGGCGCCTGCGTGGCCGTCGCGGTCGCTGCGTGGGTGGTGCGCTGCGTAGTGACGGCGGTCGGCTGGTTCTATTGGGACGATCTTTCGCTCTACGCCACGACCAAGACCGAATCGAATCCGTTCGCGCTGCTGCTGCGCGTGCACGACGGGCACGTGATGCCCGGCGCGTGGATCATCGAATGGCTGCTTGCGCACGCGGCGCCGCTGAACTGGGCCGCGGCCGTGGCCGTGGTGGCGTTGTTGCACGCGGTCGCGCTGGCCGCCGTCGGTCGGGCGCTGTGGATCCTCGCCGCGCTGCGCGGTGCATCGGTGAGCGCGGCGGCCGTCGCCGTTCCGCTCGCGCTCTACGGCTTCGCCCCACTCGTTCTGCCGGCCGGCACCTGGGTCGCGGCCTCTCTCAACGCTCTTCCGCTGCACGCGGCGCTGGCGCTCGGCGTCGCTCACATCGTCCGCGCCGTCTACGGCAACGCCGCCCACCCGGGGCGGGACGCTGCGGTCGCCGCCGTAGCCGTGGTTGCCGGCGGCTGCTTTACCGAGCGCGCCTTGTTCATCGTGCCCGCAGGGGTGCTCGTGCTTTTGGCGATGATGTTCGCCGGACGCGGGGCCGATAAGCCGGGAGCATGGGTGCGCGCGCTGGTGCCTCCGATTATCGCCACCGGGATCGGCGTGATCGTCTACTTCGTCGCTACGAGCGGCCAAGACCTGACGCCGCCGAACGAACCGTCCCTGCCCGGGGTCGGCGAGGCGCTCAAGAGCACCTACGTTGACGTCGTGCTGCCGGCGCTGGCCGGCGGCCCGTGGCAGTGGGACCGGTGGCACCCGGGCCCGCCGTTCGCGGACCCCTCGGCCCTTGCGATCGCCGCGGGCGTCGCCGTTGCCGCCGCGGTGCTCGCGTTCACCTATCTACGGAAGGGCGCTGGGGCGTGGCTGTGGATGCCCGTCGCCGCGTACCCGATCGCGCCGGCGCTCGCGCTGGCCTTCGCTCGCTCGGGCCCGGAAACCGCCGCGGTCGTCGCGAACACGATGCGCCATGTTTCCGAGCTCTCCGTGCTCATCGCGTTGTGCGCGACGCTCATCGCGACTTTCCCCGGGAAGCGCAGCGCGACCGGTGCCGACGTGGCCCGCGCTCCCGCGTGGCGAGTCGGCGCGGCGGTGGCTGCGGTCCTGCTGATCGCCTCGTCCGCCGTCACACATGTGTCGTATGCGCGGTCCTGGAGCGAGCAGCCCTCGCGGGACTACTTCGCGGGACTGCGCGATACCGCCGCCGAGCGAGGGGAGGGAAATCCGCTCCCCGACCAGGCAGTGGCGCTCGATGTGTTGCTTCCGGTGGTCGCGCCGAACCACATGCTCTCCCGGCTCGTCGACGGTGTACCCGGGTACCCGGAGATCCGAAACTGGGCGACCGACCCCGTGCTCCTCGGCGATGACGGGCGCCCGCGCGAGACCGAGATGCTCGAGCTGCGTCACATAGCGCAGGGGCCAGAAGAGGGCTGCGGGACGCGGATCCCCGCGGGATCCGGTCCGGCGCAGATCCCGCTCGACGGCCCGCTCATCGAGCGCGAATGGGTCGTCCAGCTCAACTACTTCACCTCCGCCGAAGGCACCGTCGATCTCTCACTCGGTAGCGGGGAGGCCGAAACGGTGCCCGTCACGGCGGGGCTCGGGCAGGTGACCGTACTCATCACCGGCGACGGGGAATCGCTCGGGGTCGCACCAAGCGCGGAGGTTGGCGACATGTGCGTCGCCTCGGGACCGATCGGCGGACTTCTCCCGAAGTGACCGGCGGCGCGGTAACGTCCGGTGCGGTGAGGGGAATTTAACCCGGGCAGCATTCCGGCACACCGCAGGCCGAGCGCCGCAGCGCGCGGGCCAAGAGCGATAATGGTGGGAGTGTCTAGACGCCCTGTGGCGTTGCCGGGCGAGAAGAAAGGGGCAAGCCGATCGTAATTGCAGTGATGCTCACGCTCACGGCGTTGATCGTCGTCCCGGGCTTCGTGATCTGCCTGCTCGGCGGGGTGCGCGTCGGTTATGCGCTGGTCGCCGCGATTCCCGTGTCCTACGGCGTCGTCTCGATCTCCTGCTTCGTGCTCGGGATGATGGAGATTCGTTGGAACCTGCTCACCTACGCCATCTCCGCGCTGATCGCGGCCGTGGTGGTGTGGCTTGTCGGGTCGATCGTGCGCGGGCCCCTGCGCCTCGGCCGCGGCCGCCGGTTCGGACTGTTCCGCGGGGCCGGGCGCCGGCGCAGGCGGCATGCCCGGGAGGAGGGCGTACTCGCCGAGGACGAGCTGTCGCCGCGCCGCAAGGATCCGCGCTCCGCGGTGTCCGATCATCCGGACTACGTGACCGGGTGGCGCTCGTGGATCTGGAAACTCGCGCCGTTCCTCGCGGTCGTCGTGTCCGCGTGGCTCATCGCGACGCTCGTGCTCAACCAGCTCGTCCACACCACGGGCGGGCTGTCCAACGTGTTCCAGGGCTGGGACGCGCACTGGCACGCGAACTACCTGCGCTTTATCGCCGAGACAGGGATCGCCTCGCCAGAGGACGCCGGGCTGCTGCACAACCAGGAGTCCCACACTCCGATGTACTATCCGAGCGCCTGGCATGCGATTGCCGCGCTCGTCTACAACCTCACCGGTGCGAACGTCGTAGAGACGTACAACCTCGTCCAGATCGGCGCCGCCGCGATCGCGTTCCCGCTCGGCGTCGCCTCCTTCACGTGGGTGATGTGCGCGCGCCGCATGGGGCGCATGCTCGCCTCGACGGCGGCCACCGCAGCGGCGCTGATGACCCCGCTGTTCCCGGGCCTTCCGTTCGTCGAGATGCGCGTCGCCGCGACACCCAGCGCGCTGTCCGCAGGCCTCGTCGGCGCGGTCGTGCTCATCATCATCGCCTCGACGAGACGCCCCGCGTGGTGCCTGCCCGCGGGTCTCGCACTCATCGGCGTCGGCGGGCTGCACCCTTCGGGCTTGGTGACGGCGGCGCTCATCGTCATCTTCTGGTGGCTCTTCGAAGCGTTGTGGCGACCGACCCGTGGCCGCTTCAGGGATCTGCTCTCGCTCGCGACGGTGGCGATACTCGGCATGCTCGTGCTCATTCCGCAGTTCCTGTCGATCTCGGCAAACGCGGAGGACATTTCGTCGTTCTCGTTCACCACCGGCGGCTCGCGCTGGATGACCTGGGTCGACTCGATCTCGCTGCAGGTGCGCCACGTCCGCGATTTCGGCGTGCGCTGGGTGGTACTCGCCATCGCGCTCCTCGGGCTCTTGGTGCTTATCCGCCGCGGCATCGTGTGGGCGCTCGCGCTGTGGGCGTTCTTCATCGTCGTGTGCGTCAACGCGATGCAGCCGATCGGCAACGTCGTCGGCGACGCGTTCCACCTCATCGGCAGCGTCTACTACAACGATCCGCGCCGCGTGGGCGTCGTGCTCGCCGTGATCGTCGCCGCGTGCGCCGGGCTCGGCATCGCCTCGTTCGCCCACTGGGTCGTATCCCAAATGGGAAAGCTCGTCGATCCGATCACCGATCCGTATGGCCGGGGCGCCGGTTCGATGAGGTACGCGGTGCTCATCGTCGTGGTCATCGGAACGACGGTGTGGTCGGCGCAATCCGCGCCGCTCTTCGCCGAGCGGGCGGCTACGGAGCAGCGATATGGCAAGCTCGTCGACACCCACGATCTGCGGGCGTTCGATTGGCTTGCCACGCAGCCGAAGGCGTACGACGGGACGATCCTCACCAACGCCAACGAGGGCAGCGGCTGGATGTACGCGACCAACGGGCTGCCGTCGATCTCCCGGCACTACCTCGACCCGCCGTTCACCGAGACCGGCACGAACCAGCTGCTCGACACCATCGATCTCGCGGGCCGGCTCAAGTGGACCGACGATGCGATCGACCGGCTGGACGTCAACTATGTGTACGTGAGCCCGCCGCCGCACTGGGGGTACCAGCCGTTCAACAAGGCGATGCTCGCCGCGTTCACCGCGCCCGGACTGCAGATGATCTACGCCGACCGGCAAATCCGGATCTACGCGGTCCGCGCCCACTTCTCACAGCAAGAGCTCGACCGGATGGTTGCCGATTCCCCGCACCCGCCGGGTATCGCGCAGGAATACACGCGAGAAACCGAACAGTCGCCGAGCGATGCGCCCGTGCCGAGTAGCGGGTCGGCGCCGAGCCCTGCGCAGCCGCCCGGCGGCGCTTCGACCCCGAGCGGCGCTCCGGCGACCAGTGGTGCGCCGGAGCCGAACGGTACACAGTCGAGCGGTAGTGCACCGGAGCCAAGTGGTGGGGGCGCGTCGCCGATGCCGCAATGGGCTGGGAACTAGACGACGCGTGGGCGCCTTGAGAGCCCGGGACCCAGTCCGCCTGAGTCACACATCATTCGGACCGATCGCCCGGGTGAGGGTGCGCACTGTGAAGGCACAGGCCTAAACTCCCCGACGTGTCGACTCTGAAGAAGTTCGCGTGGCTCTCGGTTGCCGCATCGGTGGTGACCATCGTGCTGAAGGCGGGCGCGTGGTGGCTCACCGGATCGGTGGGGCTGCTGTCCGATGCGGCCGAATCACTGGTCAACCTCGTTGCCTCGATCGTCGCGCTGATCGCGATAACGATCGCCGAACGCCCGGCCGACGACGATCACCAATTCGGGCACTCCAAAGCCGAGTACTTTTCCGCGGGCGTAGAGGGCGCGATGATTTTCGTCGCCGCGGGCTCGATCATCGTTCTCGCGGTCGAGCGATTACTCAATCCACTGGAACTCGAGCAACTCGGCATCGGTCTGCTCGTCTCCATTATCGCGTCGGTCATCAACGGCATCGTGGGCACGATGCTCATCCGCGCCGGACGGAAAAATCGCTCGGTGACGCTCACGGCCGACGGGAAACACCTGCTCACCGACGTCATAACCTCTATCGGTGTGGTGGTCGGAGTCGGTCTCGTCTGGCTTACCGGGTGGTCGGCTCTCGACCCGATCGTCGCCATCGGTGTGGGAATCAACATTTTGTTCGTCGGCGGCGGGCTGGTCCGGGAATCGGCGATGGGACTGATGGACGCCACCTTGTCGGATGAGGACAACGAGGCGATCGAGGCAGTGCTCGACAGTTATCGCCGCTCGGGAGAGGTCGACTTCCACGAGCTCCGCACCCGAGAATCGGGCGTGCGTCGATTCGTCGAATTCCACGTCCTCGTCCCCGGCTCGTGGAGCGTCGAACGCGCACACGATCTCGTCGAGAAGGTCGAGTCCGAGATACGGGACAGGCTCCCCGACTCACACATCGCCTCGCACATAGAACCGATCGAGGACGATCGCGCCTACAACGACGTGCACCTCTAGTCGGCGTGTGCCGATCCCACGGGTCGGCCCTGGAGGCCGGGCGACCGGGCAGCAGGCCCCGGGCCGCTAGTTGACGCCGGGCGCCTGCACCGCGCCTTCGCCGCCGCCCTGATTCGGCTGGCCGCCGCCGAGCTCCGTGCCGTCTGTGCCCTGATTGCCGCCGCCTTGGCCGCCGCCACCGCCGACGGGGACCTCGACCGTGACCGGAACCTCGCGAACGACCGTCACCTGCTGCGTCTGGGTCTGGACCACCGTCTGCGGCGCCGCGGACTGCGGGGTCTGGGTCACGGTCACCTGGTTGACCTCGGTGGCCACCGAGGTCACCGTCGACGCGGGCGCGGCCGGGGCGGCCGGAGCCGAGCTGCTCGGGCGTGCAGAGGATGACGTCGGGGTTGCGGCCGTGCTCTCGGACGTCGGGGCCTCGGACGACGACACTGCGGCGACATCAACGGGCTCCGCCTCGCCGGTCGCGTTCGCGTCTTCGTCGGAGCCGGAATGGTCGAGCCAGATGCCGAGGCCGATAGCGCCGGCAGAGGCCAAGGTGATGAGTGCGACCGCCGCATTCGTCGCGAAGTTCGCGAGCTTCGAATTGCCGCGGGAACGCGCCGGCGCGGGGGCGGGTCCTGCTTCGGCAGGGGAGGCGGAGTCCGGGGGATCGCCGGCTCCGACGTCATCCGACGAGGTGTCGCCCGTGGTGTCCGCTTCTGTGGCTTCCTGGGATTCGTCCGACGTGCCTGAATCTTTGCTGTTCACCTGGTCCCGCTTCGTCTTCCGCGCCGCGCGCATCGCCGAATCGATACGCTCCGCAGGGAATTCTACGGTCTCGGACCTGCCTCGTCCGCCGTGTGATGGTTTTGTCGCGAAAGTTTTCTGTCGACGAGCTGCCCGGGGCCGGCGACGACGATGGGCTCGTCGCGCGCCTCGGCGCCGGAACCCCCATCGCCGCGCCACAACTGCGCGCGAATATGCGAGATGGCCGTGCGCAGGAGGCGGCCGTCGAACTCGCGCCACGCGGCCGTGCCGCGCGCGACGATCGAGCGGCCGACGAACGGGACGACCTCACCGCCGACGATGACCTCGGCCATCTGCCAGAACGCGTCGGAGGAGCGGTCGAAGACGCCGCCGTGCCCGCGCGTGCCGTACATCACCTCGCCGGTGTCGAAGTATCCCGAATCCAGGCGCTGCACGCCGTCCATGATGTCGGCGGTGCTCGCGCCGGGGTAGCGCAGCCCGTTGCGTATCTGCATGAGCTCGATGGGATCGCCGGGCACGGTGATCGAATAGCGGCGGACCGCCGGCGCCCGGTTGCGCCACTGCGAAGCAGAGCGCACGTCGATTCCGGCGCTGGGGCTGGCCACGTAGATCACCCGATCGGCCCACAGCCCGAGCGTTTCCGCGGTGCCGACGACCCCGCCGCCGAAGGAATGGCCGATGGCGGTGACGGGCAGGCGCGCAGGTGCGGCGGCGTCCGCGCCGCGCCCGAGCGTGGCGAGGTGCGCCTGGACATCGAGCGAGAAACGGGCGAGCAGCGGCGCCATGGCGAGCGTGAACACCGGGTCGCCGGACTCGATCCACATGTCCTGCGGGAAGTGCCCGCCGAGGAACACGAGCGTCGCGATACGGCCCTCGCCGGCGGCGACGAAATGCTCGGCGACCTCGGTGTTCACGTGGCTCATCTCGAGGTTGGTGCCGGTGCCGGGTACGTACAACGCGAGGCCGTCGGCCGTGACGGGATCACCGACGAGCTCGACCATCTGCCCCGGCCCGGTGGGATCGAAGGCGACGAACCGGCGTCGCGACGGCACGCCGCTGACCGGGTCGGCGCGCAGCCGGTCCATCGCATGCAGCCGGTCGATGATGATCGTCCCGCCACGCCCGGCGAGTCGCTCGCGCTGCGCCGCGCGACGCACCGCGATGGCGTTGGCGGCGATGCGCGTGTCCCAGTCGAGCCCGGCGAGGTTGCCGGTGGCCTCCGGGTCGCCGAGTACCGCGATCACGCGGTCGCGCGCGGGAAGGTCGAGGTGAACGGTGGCCGCCGGCTCGAGGTCGCGCAACGCGGCCGGCATGGGTGGAAACGGCCGCGCGCCGTCATACAGCGATTCGAGCAGCGGCGCTGCGAGGCGAGCGAGAGCGCGTGCCGGGTGCGCGCTCTGCACCGGGCGCCCACCTGGGGCGGCATCGGACCCGGCTGCCCCGGCGGCGGCCTCGCCGGCGGCCCCGGCGGCGCCCTCGCGGGCGGCCTCCTCGGGCGTGCGCGCGTGGCGGAGCTGATGCGCAGCGAGCTCCCCGAGCGCCGTCGCCGCGAGGTGCAGCGCCGCAGACTGCGCCAACACGGTGCGCTCCAGCCCGCGCAACTCCCGTTCGAGGCTTTGGTGCTCGATGACGCCGGACTGCGCCGCCTGCGTGGCGGCCACGGCGAGCAGATCGCAGGACCGGGTGAGCTCGGCCGAGAGGATGTCGAGCGGTCGCAGCGGCCCGCCGGGCGCGAAGAGCGCGCCCCGCGCGGTGGCGTATTCGGCCCTCGGCGGCGGTTGGAAGTGGCCCTCGCCGTGCGGGTCGAGCTCTCCGGCGAGGGCGTCGATCCGCGCGGTGACGGCCTCCGCCGCGGCGCCGACCGGGCGCAGCCAGACCTCCGGCGAGCGCCAGGCCTCCGGCGAGCGCCAGGCCTCCGGCGAGCGCGCCGTGCCCGGTTCGGGGCCGGACTCGGCGACCTGCGCGCGGCGCTCTCCGCCGTCATCGGAAATCGTTGCGCCGAGCGCCTCGCGGATGCCGCCGGCAATGTACGAAAGGCGCGCGCCGAGGTCGGCGGTCGAGCGGTCGGTGGAGCGCGTGGGTGAGGTCACGAGCCGGGCTGGCCGTCGGACGGGCGCACGTTCTCCGTTCCTGTGTCGGGAGCGGAAGCGGGAGCCGCGGAGAACGGAGATGCGCCGGGCATCGATTCGCCGGGACGCACCGCGTTCTGCAGCGCGACCGCGCGGGCGAGGCGCGCGTAGCGCAGGTCCTGCTCGCGGAACCGAACATACGTAGAGACCGTGACGAACGCGAACGCCATGATGAGGATGTACAGCAGCAGGTCGGTGCCGCGACCGATGCCGATCTGGTTGGCGAGCCACGTGAGGTCGTCGGGGCGGATCACCGCGTAGAGGCCGCCGAGAAGAAACACGACGAAGCCCATCTTGACGCCGGCCTTCGCGCGCGCCTTGCGGCGGTTCGACAGGAAGAACGCGACCAGCCCGACGCCGGCGAGGAGAAGCAGGATCTTGACTATCACGGCAGCCTCTTTCCGACGAGACCGTCCGAGAGGATATTGACGCCGTTGAGCAGCGACTGGCCCTTCGACATCGAGTATTCGGTGTAGAGGATGTCGACGGGCTGCTCGCCGACGCGCCAGCCCTCCGAGTCCATGAGCGCGACAAACTCGCTGGCGTGCGACATCCCGTTCATGCGGAGGTTGAGGCCCTCGGCGACCGTGCGGTTGAACACGCGCAGCCCGTTGTGGGCGTCGGTGAGGCCAAGCCGGCGCGTGCGCGGAGAGAGCAACACGACGGTCTTGAGCACGATCCGCTTGATGAGTGGGACCTGGTCATCGCCGCTATCGTCGCGGTCTCGGCCGAAGCGGGTACCGACGACGATGTCGAGCGGTTCGGTGCGCAGACGCTCGACCATCGCGAGAACGTCCTTGACCTGGTGCTGGCCGTCCGCGTCGAAGGTGACGAAGTACTGCGCGCCTGGCTGGGCGCGAGCGTATTCAACGCCGGTCTGGATGGCCGCGCCCTGCCCGAGATTCACCGGATGCTGGACGAGATGCGCGCCGGCGGCGTGGATCGCGGCCGCGGAATCATCGGCCGAGCCATCGTCGACGGCCACGATGTTGGGGAAGGTCTCTCGCGCGCCGCGGAGCACGTCCTCGATGACCGTGCCCTCGTTGAAGCAGGGCACCACGAGCCACACGTCGCGGTTGCCCGCGTCGCGCTTGTTGTCTGTGTCCGGAATTTTGCCCGGGGAAATCTCGCCGCTCATTTCGGGTCGATACTATGCCAAATGAGGCAAAAAGACGCGCACCGCGTGCAAGATTGTGCACATGGCCACGCGTCGCTGCCACGAAAAGGGTGGGGACGCGCGGACCAACAGTGTGCGACGACCGAACACGCGTAGGGTGAGCACCCGCATGCCCACGCGGAGAAGGGAACCGGGAAACTAC
It encodes the following:
- a CDS encoding glycosyltransferase family 2 protein, whose translation is MSGEISPGKIPDTDNKRDAGNRDVWLVVPCFNEGTVIEDVLRGARETFPNIVAVDDGSADDSAAAIHAAGAHLVQHPVNLGQGAAIQTGVEYARAQPGAQYFVTFDADGQHQVKDVLAMVERLRTEPLDIVVGTRFGRDRDDSGDDQVPLIKRIVLKTVVLLSPRTRRLGLTDAHNGLRVFNRTVAEGLNLRMNGMSHASEFVALMDSEGWRVGEQPVDILYTEYSMSKGQSLLNGVNILSDGLVGKRLP
- a CDS encoding glycerol-3-phosphate dehydrogenase/oxidase, whose protein sequence is MEFSSPASQLSAARRLSNFSELRESPTTWDLVVIGGGVTGAGTALDAASRGMSVLLVEAHDLAFGTSRWSSKLAHGGLRYLSTGHAGVALRSAAERGILMERTAPHLTRALSQVVPLLDSLSLAQRTLPGLGFLAGDMLRRASGTSSETLPRPRFLRPAEVQRLCPTVETKGLRGGLLNVDGQLVDDARLVTALARTAAGYGATVLTYARASAATGESVELRDELDPGAEPVTVAARAVVNATGVWAGELQSDIRVRPSRGTHVVVRSEKLGNPEGALTVPVPGSTSRYCFVLPQELGRCFIGLTDVDQPGEIPDVPDAPEDDVQWVLDVVNRGLGTKLTMDDVAGAYAGLRPLISMEGDGDDTSDLSRDHAILTSENGLITVTGGKLTEYRLMAEETVDKVIERIGGGPGRFHECATKNLPLVGAPGNPAFAKVSGADLIGYPASMVRRFGRETPTVVRSATCDRPLDNVAEGIDITRAEFEFAIRSEGVATVADLLDRRFRLGLIPDDRAAAEPAANELLILAGIEPK
- a CDS encoding alpha/beta hydrolase, producing MTSPTRSTDRSTADLGARLSYIAGGIREALGATISDDGGERRAQVAESGPEPGTARSPEAWRSPEAWRSPEVWLRPVGAAAEAVTARIDALAGELDPHGEGHFQPPPRAEYATARGALFAPGGPLRPLDILSAELTRSCDLLAVAATQAAQSGVIEHQSLERELRGLERTVLAQSAALHLAATALGELAAHQLRHARTPEEAAREGAAGAAGEAAAGAAGSDAAPGGRPVQSAHPARALARLAAPLLESLYDGARPFPPMPAALRDLEPAATVHLDLPARDRVIAVLGDPEATGNLAGLDWDTRIAANAIAVRRAAQRERLAGRGGTIIIDRLHAMDRLRADPVSGVPSRRRFVAFDPTGPGQMVELVGDPVTADGLALYVPGTGTNLEMSHVNTEVAEHFVAAGEGRIATLVFLGGHFPQDMWIESGDPVFTLAMAPLLARFSLDVQAHLATLGRGADAAAPARLPVTAIGHSFGGGVVGTAETLGLWADRVIYVASPSAGIDVRSASQWRNRAPAVRRYSITVPGDPIELMQIRNGLRYPGASTADIMDGVQRLDSGYFDTGEVMYGTRGHGGVFDRSSDAFWQMAEVIVGGEVVPFVGRSIVARGTAAWREFDGRLLRTAISHIRAQLWRGDGGSGAEARDEPIVVAGPGQLVDRKLSRQNHHTADEAGPRP
- a CDS encoding DUF2304 domain-containing protein; protein product: MVKILLLLAGVGLVAFFLSNRRKARAKAGVKMGFVVFLLGGLYAVIRPDDLTWLANQIGIGRGTDLLLYILIMAFAFVTVSTYVRFREQDLRYARLARAVALQNAVRPGESMPGASPFSAAPASAPDTGTENVRPSDGQPGS
- a CDS encoding DUF6541 family protein, with translation MLTLTALIVVPGFVICLLGGVRVGYALVAAIPVSYGVVSISCFVLGMMEIRWNLLTYAISALIAAVVVWLVGSIVRGPLRLGRGRRFGLFRGAGRRRRRHAREEGVLAEDELSPRRKDPRSAVSDHPDYVTGWRSWIWKLAPFLAVVVSAWLIATLVLNQLVHTTGGLSNVFQGWDAHWHANYLRFIAETGIASPEDAGLLHNQESHTPMYYPSAWHAIAALVYNLTGANVVETYNLVQIGAAAIAFPLGVASFTWVMCARRMGRMLASTAATAAALMTPLFPGLPFVEMRVAATPSALSAGLVGAVVLIIIASTRRPAWCLPAGLALIGVGGLHPSGLVTAALIVIFWWLFEALWRPTRGRFRDLLSLATVAILGMLVLIPQFLSISANAEDISSFSFTTGGSRWMTWVDSISLQVRHVRDFGVRWVVLAIALLGLLVLIRRGIVWALALWAFFIVVCVNAMQPIGNVVGDAFHLIGSVYYNDPRRVGVVLAVIVAACAGLGIASFAHWVVSQMGKLVDPITDPYGRGAGSMRYAVLIVVVIGTTVWSAQSAPLFAERAATEQRYGKLVDTHDLRAFDWLATQPKAYDGTILTNANEGSGWMYATNGLPSISRHYLDPPFTETGTNQLLDTIDLAGRLKWTDDAIDRLDVNYVYVSPPPHWGYQPFNKAMLAAFTAPGLQMIYADRQIRIYAVRAHFSQQELDRMVADSPHPPGIAQEYTRETEQSPSDAPVPSSGSAPSPAQPPGGASTPSGAPATSGAPEPNGTQSSGSAPEPSGGGASPMPQWAGN
- a CDS encoding cation diffusion facilitator family transporter, whose product is MSTLKKFAWLSVAASVVTIVLKAGAWWLTGSVGLLSDAAESLVNLVASIVALIAITIAERPADDDHQFGHSKAEYFSAGVEGAMIFVAAGSIIVLAVERLLNPLELEQLGIGLLVSIIASVINGIVGTMLIRAGRKNRSVTLTADGKHLLTDVITSIGVVVGVGLVWLTGWSALDPIVAIGVGINILFVGGGLVRESAMGLMDATLSDEDNEAIEAVLDSYRRSGEVDFHELRTRESGVRRFVEFHVLVPGSWSVERAHDLVEKVESEIRDRLPDSHIASHIEPIEDDRAYNDVHL